The proteins below are encoded in one region of Thermosulfurimonas marina:
- the ccsB gene encoding c-type cytochrome biogenesis protein CcsB translates to MEVFFFRLAFLLYLVATVGFFIYFYTLKPEALRGARGVLACGWLLHTGALLAGLKILKAPPVANFHGATSFLAWAVVGAYFLLSWRGPKVYTLGTFLSPLILLLMIAAWKAPEALWPLPPILQSFWFPVHALISLASYAFFLIAAVAAVMYLLQERELKRKHLGGLFRRLPPLESLDRLNEKCLKYGFPLLTLGIVTGALWAEKAWGRFWSWDPKETWSLILWLIYAALLHERLIVGWRGRRAAYMALLGFLVWIVSFWVINLWMPGLHSYGRWS, encoded by the coding sequence ATGGAGGTCTTCTTTTTTCGGCTGGCCTTTCTGCTTTATCTCGTGGCCACGGTGGGTTTTTTCATCTATTTTTACACCCTGAAGCCGGAGGCCCTGCGGGGGGCCCGGGGAGTGCTGGCCTGCGGCTGGCTGCTCCACACCGGGGCCCTGCTGGCCGGGCTCAAGATCCTCAAGGCCCCTCCGGTGGCCAATTTCCACGGAGCCACCTCCTTTCTGGCCTGGGCGGTAGTGGGGGCCTATTTTCTTCTTTCCTGGCGGGGGCCCAAGGTCTACACCCTGGGGACCTTCCTTTCCCCCCTGATCCTCCTTCTCATGATTGCTGCCTGGAAGGCCCCGGAAGCCCTCTGGCCTCTCCCCCCCATCCTGCAGAGTTTCTGGTTTCCGGTGCACGCCCTTATTTCTCTGGCCTCCTACGCCTTTTTTCTCATCGCCGCCGTGGCCGCGGTGATGTATCTCCTTCAGGAGCGGGAACTCAAACGCAAACACCTGGGGGGCCTTTTCCGGAGGCTTCCTCCGCTGGAGTCCCTGGATCGCCTAAACGAAAAGTGTCTCAAGTACGGCTTCCCTCTTCTTACCCTGGGGATCGTTACCGGGGCCCTCTGGGCGGAGAAGGCCTGGGGGCGCTTCTGGAGCTGGGACCCCAAGGAGACTTGGTCCCTTATCCTCTGGCTGATCTATGCCGCGCTTCTTCACGAGCGTCTCATCGTAGGCTGGCGAGGACGCCGGGCGGCCTATATGGCCCTTTTGGGCTTTTTGGTCTGGATAGTAAGCTTCTGGGTGATTAATCTGTGGATGCCGGGGTTACATTCCTATGGTCGATGGTCCTGA
- a CDS encoding CBS and ACT domain-containing protein, with product MLVKDWMTKEVIVLDENASIMKASQIMKEHGIRRIPVVRGGKLVGIISDRDIKEATPSKATALDVHELYYLLSEVRVKDIMTPDPITVRPEDTVEYAAVLMLENRISGLPVVDEEGQVVGIITQTDIFKLFVNITGVYHGPIQVGLILEDPDTLDEVTRLIVGHGAQIVSILTYREELEPQRRQVFVRLTDLPEEEFQKLLEELQARYRVRYWARDDVTRIRPRDISATRRAILEESLSEA from the coding sequence ATGCTGGTCAAGGACTGGATGACCAAGGAGGTCATTGTACTGGATGAGAACGCCTCCATCATGAAGGCCTCCCAAATCATGAAAGAGCACGGCATCCGGCGGATCCCCGTGGTGCGCGGGGGGAAACTGGTGGGCATCATCAGCGATCGGGACATCAAAGAGGCCACCCCCTCTAAGGCCACGGCCCTCGACGTGCACGAACTCTACTATCTTCTTTCGGAGGTGCGGGTCAAGGACATCATGACCCCGGACCCTATCACCGTGCGGCCGGAGGACACCGTAGAGTATGCCGCCGTTCTCATGTTAGAAAACCGGATCTCCGGGCTTCCGGTGGTGGACGAAGAGGGGCAGGTGGTGGGGATCATTACCCAGACGGACATCTTCAAGCTCTTTGTAAACATTACCGGTGTCTATCACGGTCCCATCCAGGTGGGGCTCATCCTGGAGGATCCCGACACCCTGGATGAGGTCACCCGGCTGATTGTAGGCCACGGGGCCCAGATTGTAAGCATCCTTACCTACCGGGAAGAGCTGGAGCCTCAGAGACGGCAGGTCTTTGTGCGCCTGACCGATCTTCCGGAGGAGGAATTTCAAAAGCTCCTTGAGGAGCTTCAGGCCCGCTATCGGGTGCGTTACTGGGCCCGGGACGACGTCACCCGGATCCGCCCGCGGGATATCAGCGCCACCAGAAGAGCCATTTTAGAGGAAAGCCTCTCCGAGGCCTGA
- the hemA gene encoding glutamyl-tRNA reductase gives MVDGPEREKILLVGLNHRTAPVEVRERFALEKRGEHPLARLKAHLPEVEEAYYLSTCNRVEYLLVTPERERTLSGLKDFLARETGLARPHFEPHLYVFEDLEAVRHLFRVACGLDSLVLGEPQILGQVKEAYREAAGRFRSTGPILNRLLHRTFSVAKRVRTETGIGSYAVSVSYAAVELAKKIFGSLRGKVILLVGAGEMAELAAQHLLSAGAARLLVANRTLSRAIELAERYGGEALSLAELSEGLLSADIVISSTGAPGFVITPDLVRPLLRARKHRPLFLMDIAVPRDVDPGLNELENVYVFDIDDLKQVVEENLARRKKEALRAERLIEEEVLKFERWLKELAVYPTIKALREKAEEIRRRELARTLPRLQNLSEEEREALEVMTEAIVQKLLHAPILYLKAGYHRLGREAIGTVRRVFDLDGELEEAFRREDRRLEGAPEWSPWEKERKDSERPR, from the coding sequence ATGGTCGATGGTCCTGAGAGGGAAAAGATCCTTCTGGTAGGGCTTAATCACCGTACGGCTCCGGTGGAGGTGCGCGAACGCTTTGCCCTGGAAAAGCGGGGGGAACATCCCCTGGCGCGCCTCAAGGCCCATCTCCCGGAGGTGGAAGAGGCCTATTACCTTTCCACCTGTAACCGGGTGGAATACCTTTTGGTGACCCCGGAGCGGGAGCGCACCCTTTCCGGGCTCAAGGACTTTTTGGCCCGGGAGACCGGCCTGGCCCGCCCACACTTTGAACCCCATCTTTATGTTTTCGAGGATCTGGAGGCCGTGCGGCATCTTTTCCGGGTGGCCTGCGGGCTGGACTCCCTGGTCCTGGGAGAGCCCCAGATCCTGGGACAGGTGAAAGAGGCCTACCGGGAGGCCGCCGGCCGCTTTCGGTCCACCGGGCCCATCCTGAATCGCCTTCTTCATCGGACCTTCTCTGTGGCCAAAAGGGTGCGCACGGAAACGGGCATCGGCTCCTACGCGGTCTCGGTGAGTTACGCTGCCGTGGAGCTGGCCAAGAAGATCTTCGGCTCCCTGCGGGGGAAGGTGATCCTCCTGGTGGGGGCCGGAGAGATGGCCGAACTTGCGGCCCAGCACCTCCTTTCCGCCGGGGCGGCCCGGCTTCTGGTGGCCAACCGCACCCTTTCCCGAGCCATAGAGCTTGCCGAACGTTACGGAGGGGAGGCCCTCAGTCTGGCGGAACTTTCCGAGGGTCTCCTTTCCGCGGACATCGTAATTTCCTCCACCGGGGCCCCGGGGTTCGTGATCACTCCGGATCTGGTCCGCCCCCTCCTGCGGGCCCGTAAGCACCGGCCTCTTTTCCTGATGGATATCGCCGTTCCCCGGGATGTGGATCCGGGCCTAAACGAGCTCGAAAACGTCTATGTATTTGATATCGACGACCTCAAACAGGTGGTAGAGGAAAATCTCGCCCGACGGAAAAAGGAGGCCCTGCGGGCCGAACGCCTGATCGAAGAAGAGGTTCTCAAATTCGAAAGGTGGCTGAAGGAGCTGGCGGTCTATCCCACCATTAAGGCCCTGAGGGAAAAGGCAGAGGAGATCCGGAGGCGGGAGCTGGCCCGGACCCTCCCCCGCCTGCAGAATCTTTCCGAGGAGGAGCGAGAGGCCCTGGAGGTCATGACCGAGGCCATCGTCCAGAAACTCCTCCACGCCCCCATCCTTTACCTTAAGGCCGGCTACCACCGCCTGGGGCGGGAGGCCATCGGTACGGTGCGCCGGGTCTTCGACCTGGACGGAGAACTCGAGGAGGCCTTCAGAAGGGAAGATCGTCGTCTGGAGGGGGCTCCGGAATGGTCTCCGTGGGAGAAGGAGAGGAAGGACTCGGAGAGGCCCCGGTGA
- a CDS encoding secondary thiamine-phosphate synthase enzyme YjbQ — protein MEVITVKSTAKAQLIDITEEVARRVAGVKSGVCFLYVPHTTAGIVINEGADPAVAEDILRVYERLAPYDFSYRHLEGNSPAHVKASLTGPCLSVLVEEGRPVLGTWQRIFFAEYDGPRTRKVYLKVLED, from the coding sequence ATGGAGGTCATCACGGTTAAAAGTACGGCTAAGGCCCAGCTTATCGACATTACCGAGGAGGTGGCCCGGCGGGTGGCCGGGGTCAAAAGTGGGGTCTGTTTCCTCTATGTGCCGCACACCACGGCGGGAATCGTGATCAACGAGGGGGCGGACCCGGCGGTGGCCGAAGACATCCTCAGGGTTTACGAACGCCTGGCCCCTTATGATTTTTCCTACCGGCACCTGGAGGGCAACTCTCCGGCCCATGTGAAGGCCAGCCTTACCGGGCCGTGTCTTTCGGTATTGGTGGAGGAGGGGCGTCCGGTCCTGGGGACCTGGCAGCGCATCTTCTTTGCCGAATACGACGGCCCCCGCACCCGCAAGGTCTATCTCAAGGTCCTGGAGGATTGA
- a CDS encoding penicillin-binding protein 1A yields MRLTYYHLSLLLLSAALLAFGLILGGLYFYFQLELPDISALKNYRPPAVTVVYDRNGQPLAYWYRERRFPVPLSKMPSYLIQAFVAAEDARFYEHPGIDLVSILRALLADIRAGRVVQGGSTITQQVARALLLSRERTLSRKIREAILAWRIDKALSKDEILNIYLNQIYLGAGAYGVEAAALTYFGKHVWELSLPEAALIAGLTPAPSRFNPLRNPEAALRRRAYVLRRMMEEGYIRPETAQAAAKAPLKLNPMDFSPDPRAGYFLQVVRLRLEKMFGRERLETGGYRIYTTLDLSWWERARPAVLKALSAIPARHGSKEIPQLAVVCVENESGALRLLVGGRDFGESQFNRAVYARRPPGSAIKPFLWARALEDDLLRPDSLVMDEPVVLPGAEPESFWRPRNFDHRYLGIISLRYALVESRNTVAVKIARALGLGEVEETLVGLHLTENLPRNLSVALGSLGVSPLALTRAYTTFPEGGQMIEPHLVEAIYDREGNLLYQASPRRRRVFSPETAYVMTYFLKEVVREGTGRCARALGVPVAGKTGTTDRYQDAWFVGFTPVYTCGVWVGYDQPQSLGRLETGGRAACPVWLAVMEAVPQPPKDFPVPEDIAFVPFTDRVPGEGKEELWLPYPEDKTPEIREVPPLRPRRGFPLKWLFWWR; encoded by the coding sequence ATGAGGCTTACCTATTATCATCTCTCGCTTCTTCTCCTTTCCGCAGCCCTTTTGGCCTTCGGGCTCATCCTGGGTGGGCTCTATTTTTATTTTCAGCTTGAGCTTCCGGATATCTCCGCCCTCAAGAACTATCGCCCTCCGGCGGTCACCGTGGTCTATGATCGGAACGGCCAGCCCTTGGCCTACTGGTATCGGGAGCGTCGCTTCCCGGTGCCCCTTTCCAAGATGCCCTCCTATCTCATCCAGGCCTTTGTGGCCGCCGAAGACGCCCGGTTCTATGAGCATCCGGGGATAGATCTGGTGAGTATCCTGAGGGCCCTTCTCGCGGATATCCGGGCCGGAAGGGTGGTCCAAGGGGGAAGCACCATCACCCAGCAGGTGGCCCGGGCCCTTCTCCTTTCCCGGGAAAGGACCCTTTCGCGCAAGATCCGGGAGGCCATCCTGGCCTGGCGCATCGACAAGGCCCTCAGCAAGGACGAAATCCTGAACATCTACCTTAACCAGATCTATCTGGGGGCCGGGGCCTACGGGGTGGAGGCTGCGGCCCTTACCTATTTCGGAAAACACGTCTGGGAACTGAGCCTTCCGGAGGCGGCCCTCATCGCCGGGCTCACCCCGGCCCCGAGCCGCTTCAACCCCCTGCGCAATCCGGAGGCGGCCCTTCGGCGCCGGGCCTACGTCCTGCGGCGCATGATGGAGGAGGGCTATATCCGTCCGGAGACCGCTCAGGCGGCGGCCAAGGCCCCCCTAAAACTCAACCCCATGGATTTTTCCCCCGACCCCCGGGCAGGCTATTTCCTGCAGGTAGTAAGGCTGCGCCTGGAAAAGATGTTCGGCCGGGAGCGTCTGGAGACCGGAGGCTACCGCATCTACACCACCCTGGATCTTTCCTGGTGGGAAAGGGCCCGTCCGGCGGTCCTCAAGGCCCTTTCGGCCATTCCGGCCCGGCATGGCTCCAAAGAGATTCCCCAGCTGGCTGTGGTCTGTGTGGAAAACGAAAGCGGAGCCCTCCGTCTTTTGGTGGGAGGGCGGGATTTCGGGGAGAGTCAATTCAATCGGGCGGTCTATGCTCGACGTCCTCCGGGCTCAGCCATCAAACCCTTTCTCTGGGCCCGGGCCCTGGAGGACGATCTTTTGCGCCCGGATTCCCTGGTGATGGATGAGCCGGTGGTGCTCCCCGGGGCCGAGCCGGAAAGCTTCTGGCGACCCCGGAATTTCGACCACCGCTACCTGGGCATTATTTCCCTGCGCTACGCCCTAGTGGAGTCCCGCAATACCGTGGCGGTAAAGATCGCCCGGGCTCTGGGCCTGGGGGAGGTGGAGGAGACCCTGGTGGGGCTCCACCTTACGGAGAATCTCCCCCGGAATCTCTCCGTGGCCCTGGGGAGTCTGGGGGTCTCGCCGCTGGCCCTCACCCGGGCCTATACCACCTTCCCGGAAGGAGGGCAGATGATCGAGCCCCATCTGGTGGAGGCCATCTACGACCGAGAGGGGAATCTCCTCTATCAGGCCTCGCCCCGGAGGCGCCGGGTCTTCTCTCCGGAGACAGCCTACGTGATGACCTATTTTCTGAAAGAAGTGGTCCGCGAGGGCACCGGGCGCTGTGCCCGGGCCCTGGGAGTGCCGGTGGCCGGAAAGACCGGGACTACCGACCGCTATCAGGACGCCTGGTTCGTGGGCTTTACTCCGGTTTATACCTGCGGAGTCTGGGTGGGCTACGATCAGCCGCAAAGCCTGGGAAGACTGGAAACCGGGGGTCGGGCGGCCTGTCCGGTGTGGCTGGCGGTCATGGAGGCCGTGCCGCAACCGCCCAAGGATTTCCCGGTCCCCGAGGACATAGCCTTTGTGCCCTTTACCGACCGGGTGCCCGGAGAAGGGAAGGAAGAACTCTGGCTCCCTTATCCCGAGGACAAGACCCCAGAGATCCGGGAGGTTCCACCTCTCAGGCCTCGGAGAGGCTTTCCTCTAAAATGGCTCTTCTGGTGGCGCTGA
- a CDS encoding ABC-ATPase domain-containing protein: MERLKKILLRIDGRGYGAYRELLGRYRFPGFELVVDKVQADPFAPPSRVRVQVPAEVARFPEASYSNFSRRVGLENYLADRLSRLARKLSERRGSGKSGLIQVHGPGQEILPRTAVTVGPGGEVTARIFVGLPAAGRRVLARQAWELLGEDLPYLVRQGLLFENLDRDELWRFVETNEDADFLRARLSEWRLVAFVAEGAILPRASGVDPRPAREAVPFAPPPELTLEVELPNRGPVRGLGLPEGVTLIVGGGFHGKSTLLRALELGVYNHRPGDGRELVVSRYETVKIRAEDGRAVTGVDISPFINNLPFGKDTREFETPCASGSTSQAANIMEALEVGARVLLLDEDTSATNFMIRDARMQALVSKEKEPITPFLDRVRELYERWGVSTVLVMGGSGDYLEVADTVIAMDHYRPQEVTARAREIVAAYPSRRRPEAPEPLKEIPRRRVLADGLRPPLKLKVQAVEGLVLGQERLDLSAVEQLVSADQVRTLGLILAAMHDRWPGSLAEAVAEAERRLLEEGFGWLAEERGDLAFVRRFELAAALNRLRTLKARPER, translated from the coding sequence ATGGAAAGATTAAAAAAGATCCTTCTGCGGATTGACGGGCGAGGTTACGGGGCCTACCGGGAGCTTCTCGGGCGTTATCGCTTTCCGGGGTTCGAATTGGTGGTGGACAAGGTGCAGGCCGATCCCTTCGCCCCTCCAAGCCGGGTGCGGGTGCAGGTGCCGGCGGAGGTGGCCCGTTTCCCGGAGGCTTCTTATAGCAACTTCTCCCGCCGGGTGGGTCTAGAGAACTATCTGGCCGATCGCTTAAGTCGCCTGGCCCGCAAACTTTCGGAACGCCGGGGCTCGGGGAAGAGCGGGCTCATCCAGGTCCACGGCCCGGGCCAGGAGATCTTGCCGCGCACCGCGGTTACCGTGGGCCCCGGAGGGGAGGTCACGGCCCGGATCTTCGTGGGGCTTCCGGCGGCCGGCCGCCGGGTGCTGGCTCGCCAGGCCTGGGAGCTTTTGGGAGAGGACCTTCCGTACCTGGTGCGCCAGGGGCTCCTTTTTGAAAACCTGGATCGGGACGAACTCTGGCGTTTCGTGGAGACCAACGAGGATGCCGATTTTTTACGGGCCAGGCTTTCGGAATGGCGTCTCGTGGCCTTTGTGGCCGAAGGAGCCATCCTTCCCCGGGCCTCCGGGGTGGACCCCCGTCCGGCCCGAGAGGCCGTGCCTTTTGCACCTCCCCCGGAGCTCACCCTGGAGGTGGAGCTCCCTAATCGGGGACCGGTGCGGGGCCTGGGCCTTCCGGAAGGGGTGACTCTTATTGTGGGCGGGGGCTTTCACGGGAAATCCACTCTGCTTCGGGCCCTGGAGCTGGGCGTCTATAATCACCGGCCCGGGGATGGACGGGAACTGGTGGTCTCCCGCTACGAGACGGTGAAGATCCGGGCCGAAGACGGTCGGGCCGTAACCGGAGTGGACATTTCTCCCTTTATCAATAATCTCCCCTTCGGGAAGGATACCCGGGAGTTTGAAACCCCCTGCGCCTCGGGTTCTACCAGCCAGGCGGCCAACATTATGGAGGCCCTAGAGGTGGGGGCCCGGGTGTTGCTGCTGGACGAGGACACTTCGGCCACCAACTTCATGATCCGGGATGCCCGTATGCAGGCCCTGGTAAGCAAGGAAAAGGAACCCATCACCCCCTTCCTCGACCGGGTGCGCGAGCTCTATGAGCGCTGGGGGGTCTCCACCGTTCTGGTCATGGGAGGCTCTGGGGACTATTTGGAGGTGGCCGATACGGTAATAGCCATGGATCATTACCGTCCGCAGGAGGTCACGGCTCGGGCCCGGGAGATCGTGGCCGCCTATCCCTCCCGCCGCCGACCGGAGGCCCCGGAGCCCTTAAAAGAGATTCCCCGCCGAAGGGTCCTGGCCGACGGTCTTCGGCCTCCCCTCAAGCTCAAGGTCCAGGCAGTAGAGGGCCTGGTCTTGGGCCAGGAGCGCCTTGATCTTTCGGCGGTGGAACAGCTGGTTTCCGCGGATCAGGTGCGGACCCTGGGGCTTATCTTGGCGGCCATGCACGATCGGTGGCCGGGATCCCTTGCCGAGGCCGTGGCCGAGGCCGAAAGGAGGCTCCTTGAGGAGGGCTTTGGCTGGCTGGCGGAAGAAAGGGGGGACCTGGCCTTTGTGAGGCGCTTTGAGCTGGCCGCGGCCCTCAATCGCCTCAGGACCTTGAAGGCCCGGCCGGAAAGATGA
- a CDS encoding tyrosine recombinase XerC, with amino-acid sequence MELLEEFLRHLQQERGYSPHTLRAYARDLRDFFAFLSGRSPLEADLQDLRAFVMRLRPRVSARTLARKLSAVRSFYRYLLKRGVLEETRFLALSGPRLPRDLPRVLTVDEALALMEAPQGGDFFALRDRVALELLYGSGLRASEVCALKLTDLHLEARFVRVRGKGRKERVVPLSRKAVEALRNYLPVREAFLKARKKEESHLLLNRHGEALSPRSLQRLVKAHARALGLSGVHPHALRHSFATHLLESGADLRSIQEMLGHSRLTTTERYTRLDLGHLSRIYDAAHPRALAKRPRRDKD; translated from the coding sequence GTGGAGCTCCTTGAGGAGTTTTTGAGGCATCTCCAGCAGGAGAGGGGGTATTCGCCGCATACCCTCCGGGCCTACGCCCGGGATCTCCGAGATTTCTTCGCTTTTCTTTCCGGACGGTCCCCGCTTGAGGCCGACCTCCAGGACCTGCGGGCCTTTGTGATGCGCCTCCGGCCCCGGGTTTCGGCCCGGACCCTGGCCCGCAAGCTCTCGGCCGTAAGGAGTTTCTACCGTTATCTTCTCAAGAGAGGGGTCCTGGAGGAGACCCGCTTCCTGGCCCTTTCCGGGCCCAGGCTTCCCCGGGATCTCCCCCGGGTGCTTACCGTGGACGAGGCCCTGGCCCTGATGGAGGCCCCGCAAGGGGGGGACTTTTTCGCCCTGCGCGACCGGGTAGCCTTGGAGCTCCTTTACGGCTCGGGGTTGCGGGCCTCAGAGGTCTGCGCTCTAAAACTCACGGATCTTCATCTGGAGGCCCGTTTCGTACGGGTGCGGGGCAAGGGACGCAAGGAACGGGTGGTCCCCTTAAGCCGCAAGGCCGTAGAGGCTCTGCGGAACTATCTTCCGGTGCGGGAGGCCTTCCTTAAGGCCCGAAAAAAAGAGGAGAGCCATCTCCTTCTCAACCGCCACGGGGAGGCCCTCTCCCCGCGCAGTCTTCAGCGTCTGGTCAAGGCCCATGCCCGGGCCCTGGGCCTTTCCGGGGTCCATCCCCATGCCCTGCGGCACTCCTTTGCCACCCATCTCCTGGAATCCGGGGCGGATCTCCGGAGTATTCAGGAGATGCTGGGGCACAGCCGGCTCACCACCACCGAGCGCTACACCCGACTCGATCTGGGACATCTTTCCCGCATCTACGATGCGGCCCACCCCCGGGCCCTTGCCAAAAGGCCTCGCCGTGATAAGGATTAA
- a CDS encoding single-stranded DNA-binding protein, which produces MSVNKVILIGRLGADPEIRYTADGQAVATFRVATNEVWVKNGERQEHTEWHRIVAFGRLAEICGEYLSKGRQVYIEGRIRTRSFEDREGQRRWVTEIVANDMRMLDGRRDQAFTGASPSPSSPSPTETIPEPPPDDDLPF; this is translated from the coding sequence ATGAGCGTAAACAAGGTCATTCTCATCGGCCGCCTGGGGGCGGATCCGGAGATCCGCTATACCGCCGACGGACAGGCCGTGGCCACCTTCCGGGTGGCCACCAACGAGGTCTGGGTGAAAAACGGCGAGCGTCAGGAGCACACCGAATGGCACCGCATTGTGGCCTTCGGGCGTCTGGCCGAGATCTGCGGGGAGTATCTTTCCAAGGGGCGACAGGTCTACATCGAGGGGCGGATCAGGACGCGCTCCTTTGAAGATCGGGAGGGCCAGCGGCGTTGGGTGACGGAGATTGTGGCCAATGACATGCGTATGCTCGACGGCCGCCGGGATCAGGCCTTCACCGGGGCCTCTCCGAGTCCTTCCTCTCCTTCTCCCACGGAGACCATTCCGGAGCCCCCTCCAGACGACGATCTTCCCTTCTGA
- a CDS encoding hybrid sensor histidine kinase/response regulator, producing MKSEAFYQTILDLFPGLVSVVSRDYRVLYANRKLRERCGRDPVGDLCYRVFHDREDPCPWCKKDEVLREGKSVLQEIHSPKDRRWFEVRSLPFPLEDERAYLSIILDITEKKLLEEKIEKERAFLHKILEENPVLVLFNREGKISFINRTFEEITGFSREEALGKSVFELLAPEEALSDWKKHCEKVQCGIFERGVELPVRDRRGRLHYLLWNCMRVEDPEGIPVIIGMAVDITEQKRLQEEHFQIQKMESLGRFTGVLLHELNNLFMALQGYISVSLLKLDRPENIRENLERMEELIHRWRRMSQELLFFVRKRTSQAEILDLARALHRLRETLERLLGSKIRLHLEAPEGNLLVRLSPVALQQILLNLASNAREAMEGEGEIWIRLEKVELPEESARVLDLKPGPYALLTFRDRGPGLSPEALSHLFEPYFTTKKEGTGLGLATIYSLVKQHGGHIAAYNHPEGGAVFRLYLPLADSPRAEGPSEGLSLLVVEENQILLETLKDLLEYLGYRPRLARGFAEAERILEEGFVPQILLTDIRMRSGPKEEEIRKLASRFPEMKVIIASPYPRETIEKSLPELRGRLIPLAKPFSLEDLRQAVERAGGAP from the coding sequence ATGAAAAGCGAGGCCTTTTACCAGACCATCCTGGATCTCTTCCCGGGCCTGGTCTCGGTGGTCTCCCGGGACTATCGGGTCCTTTACGCCAACCGAAAGCTCCGGGAGCGCTGCGGCCGGGACCCGGTGGGAGATCTCTGCTACCGGGTCTTTCACGATCGAGAAGATCCCTGTCCCTGGTGCAAAAAAGATGAGGTCTTAAGGGAGGGGAAAAGCGTCCTGCAAGAAATTCACAGTCCCAAAGACCGGCGCTGGTTTGAGGTGCGAAGCCTGCCCTTTCCCTTGGAAGATGAACGGGCCTACCTCTCTATAATCTTAGACATAACCGAAAAGAAACTCTTAGAAGAAAAAATTGAGAAGGAACGGGCCTTTTTACATAAAATCCTTGAGGAAAATCCGGTTCTCGTCCTTTTCAATCGTGAAGGAAAGATTTCCTTTATCAACCGGACCTTTGAAGAGATCACGGGCTTTTCTCGGGAAGAGGCCCTGGGAAAGAGTGTTTTTGAGCTTTTGGCCCCGGAGGAAGCCCTTTCGGACTGGAAGAAGCATTGCGAAAAGGTACAGTGCGGGATCTTTGAGCGTGGGGTGGAGCTTCCGGTCCGCGACCGGAGGGGCCGCCTCCACTATCTCCTCTGGAACTGCATGCGGGTGGAAGATCCGGAGGGAATTCCGGTCATCATCGGCATGGCCGTGGACATCACGGAGCAGAAGCGCCTCCAGGAGGAGCACTTTCAGATCCAAAAGATGGAGAGCCTGGGACGTTTTACCGGGGTCCTCCTTCACGAACTCAACAATCTTTTCATGGCCCTCCAAGGCTACATCAGTGTAAGCCTCCTCAAGCTCGACCGACCGGAAAATATTCGGGAAAACCTGGAGCGTATGGAAGAACTCATCCATCGCTGGCGCCGCATGAGTCAGGAACTCCTCTTTTTCGTGAGAAAGCGGACTTCCCAAGCCGAGATCCTGGATCTGGCCCGGGCCCTTCATCGCCTGCGGGAAACCCTGGAGAGACTTCTGGGCTCCAAAATCCGCCTCCACCTGGAGGCCCCGGAAGGCAACCTCCTGGTGCGTCTCTCCCCGGTGGCCCTGCAACAGATCCTCCTCAATCTGGCCTCCAACGCCCGGGAGGCCATGGAGGGAGAGGGGGAGATCTGGATCCGTCTGGAAAAGGTGGAACTCCCGGAAGAAAGCGCCCGAGTATTGGACCTTAAGCCCGGCCCTTACGCCCTTCTTACCTTTCGCGACCGTGGCCCGGGGCTTTCCCCGGAGGCCCTCTCCCACCTCTTTGAACCCTATTTCACCACCAAAAAAGAGGGCACCGGACTGGGTCTGGCCACGATCTACTCCCTGGTAAAACAACACGGAGGACATATAGCGGCCTACAACCATCCTGAAGGAGGGGCGGTCTTCCGCCTCTATCTTCCCCTGGCCGATTCCCCCAGAGCAGAGGGGCCCTCGGAAGGCCTCTCCCTTTTGGTAGTGGAAGAAAACCAGATCCTTCTAGAGACCCTGAAGGACCTCTTAGAGTATCTGGGCTATCGGCCCCGGCTGGCCCGGGGTTTTGCCGAGGCCGAAAGGATCCTTGAAGAAGGCTTTGTCCCCCAAATCCTTCTTACCGACATCCGCATGCGCAGTGGCCCCAAAGAAGAGGAGATCCGAAAGCTGGCCTCCAGATTTCCGGAGATGAAGGTCATCATCGCCTCGCCTTATCCCCGGGAGACCATCGAAAAGAGCCTTCCGGAGCTCCGCGGGAGACTGATCCCTCTGGCCAAACCCTTTTCCTTGGAGGACCTGCGGCAGGCGGTGGAGAGGGCCGGTGGAGCTCCTTGA
- the hslV gene encoding ATP-dependent protease subunit HslV, which translates to MLKGTTVVAVRRNGRTVLAADGQVTLGETIIKHGARKVRRLYKGQVLVGFAGSTADALTLFERLEKKLELYSGHLVRAAVELAKDWRTDKLLRRLEALLIACDREKILLISGAGDVIEPDEEVLAIGSGGPMALAAAKALLKHTDLSARQIAEEALRLAGELCIYTNQEITVEEL; encoded by the coding sequence ATGCTGAAAGGCACCACCGTGGTGGCGGTTCGCAGAAACGGGCGCACGGTGCTGGCCGCCGATGGACAGGTCACCCTGGGAGAGACCATCATTAAACACGGGGCCCGCAAGGTACGCCGCCTTTATAAGGGCCAGGTGCTGGTGGGCTTTGCCGGCTCTACCGCCGATGCCCTCACCCTCTTTGAACGCCTGGAGAAAAAACTCGAACTCTATAGCGGGCACCTGGTAAGGGCCGCGGTGGAGTTGGCCAAGGACTGGCGCACCGACAAGCTTCTGCGGCGCCTGGAGGCCCTTCTTATCGCCTGCGACCGGGAAAAAATCCTGCTCATCTCCGGGGCTGGAGACGTGATCGAGCCCGACGAGGAGGTGCTGGCCATCGGCTCCGGGGGCCCCATGGCCCTGGCCGCCGCCAAGGCCCTTCTCAAACATACCGATCTTTCGGCCCGCCAGATCGCCGAAGAGGCCCTGCGTCTGGCCGGAGAACTCTGCATCTACACCAACCAGGAGATCACCGTCGAGGAACTATGA